The Musa acuminata AAA Group cultivar baxijiao chromosome BXJ3-6, Cavendish_Baxijiao_AAA, whole genome shotgun sequence region GAAAAAACTACACGTATCATGTTAGTAGTGTTAtctggggagatcgtatatcctcaaaatttttaaatctgataaaatggatgaaggaGAACTCGCATACTCCTTTCTAGCGATGATCCATGGACATAGTGATGATGCTCTTCATATTGCTACGGGATCTACCTCTCCGTATACACCGCAAGGCTACTAGAGcctaggaggaggagaagaggctgaggagaataggaggggcaaCCACCATAAGTTCTAGCTTATGAACTGtgaggttcctcctatttataagaGGTGCAAGCAGCTtaacccttaatggatcctatcctcattggatctctatctaattatctaaTTGAATCTCATTCAATTATCCAATTGGATCGTATCCACAGGATCCAAACTAGGGGCTCcatagatatctcatatatgtGCCTTTACTTATCAtaatatctaccatatgtgtgaccctctaggcccgatACCGAGTTGGTTGTGGGTCGATCATGTCAGAACTTTTTTTgatatagtaaattattatctctataataattcattcaactcatcgactatggatgtactaggccactatgtcataaTCCCTAGATGGTAAAGGGGATCTAATTCATCAGACTtaactatcctcaattaccatgtgtaTATAGTTccatatccatctaatatcttagagaccatatattgggcatggtaatgTCAGGACCATACGAGATCTTgtctgagtctcgctctaattggattcttccggagaactctttttttctTAATCCGAAcaaccatggctagggattttgTCTGAACGAGCACacacaggatattcctcttatgatatcgagagtggatgatcctttgttgACACTCAATTACCTTTGTAAAGTTGGCTATCATTCTCGAGAATCAGTTatactagatttagaacttccaaatctataagtTCGACATCAAAGAAAGATGTACTCATATAAGGCATCTTTGGTGTCTAACGTCATATATCATTAATCATCTataattccataagcggatcaattaatgaactcattctccaatgaacacctgcaCTTTACCTCTAGTATCTTCACGACTATAAGACCAATTATCTCTATCATATGAATGAGTATATAATGTACCACTCTATCCGGTTATCTTAATGTCTTTCTCAAGTAAACTATAACCAGAATGATTTAGGTTAtgcgtttaaagacgaatcggtcttattatcgtgatctcatcatgattcgatttttattgcataaatccaaggacatcataatatatatagataatagatgataaaatatcaataataataagtaaagagaTCATCTCAATATATCAcgagtgtcatcactcatgtgattgacttgcagaGCACATGTAACTAATAGTTTTTGTATCgttttatgattttaaacttggttaaTCCATTTTATCTTTATTctaataatattttcaataaattcAACTatcaatctttcaaattttattttttattatcttatgTCTCTTAATTAGCGAGGAGACACCTCATGTCTCTTACTAACAATAATAAAACTTATTTTCTTAGTTAAATAAATTTATAGTAGCAAAAGTCTCACATATATATTGATACATATGGAATACAATAAGTGTGTGCCGGCtaattatacaataataacaataatattaaTAAGTATCAGTTAGCTTGATAGCTTATCGTAAAGTTCTGAGTTTAAATCTGATCATCATTATCTATCTttgttaaataataataataataataaattataataatgtaTGGAGAGCCAATTGTCCCTACTTTTTGTTCTTTTTGAGATCGCATGTGTTAGGTTTTTGAGTTGTACTCGTGCATTGAAGTAATATACTCTCcttcacttaaaaaaaaaaaaaaaaaaaaaaataataataataataataatattattattattattattattatgcctTGTATAACTCACAAAATCAAGATTTAGGGAATACTAGGAACATTGATACCCTATaatgtaattatttttttctatatttctaCATGAATTAATGATTTGTATGAATTAGATAGAGATAAATAAGGAGAAGCATTTCCTTTACAAGTAGATGTTATTTTCCAACAACAAGGCTATGAATTCACTACTCGATTGTTACTACTTCAAAGAATAAAAACTTATTCAATTATTTATTTAAActgaataatataaataatttatatttttttaaatataaataattaaagtgAGATTGGAGCATAGaaacttaaaatattattaaaatctttaccaactaaATTAGTTTAAcacttttaataataatattattattgatttaGTTAAGTTAGATGAACAATACTAATATTATTAATCTATGTTGGCACGACAACCCTAATTGATTATCTTAAGGTAACTAAATAGTCTCACTAGTAGCAAAATTTGATTAAGAAAAGCTGTCATCATAAAAGATACCCCAACTTCTTGTCCACTTGGGAGACTTCTAATTCGTCTGCCTTTACTTGttgacaaaaatatatatatagctttAAAATGAGTGATCTTCATATTTATCCCTTTAAATTTATGTGAACCACATATGTTCCCATAAAAACTTCAATCCTTGCAAATATGCCATTGTAATTACTCAAGATCACGACTTTAaaatttcaatttaaagcaacgcCTTTTCAAAAACGTTATATATGTGgtattttcttttcatatttatCCTCCCAAATATAAAAGAAGTATCAAATACagctaatttttaatatttttttaaaaatattgataattatagagatatatattaaaagtttaattatttaaaatattaatttttttttaatattcgaTAGGTCTCACGAGTGTAAAATATCTTCCATTGAATCGTTTACGATCATCCGAAAATATATAGAGCTTAAGATTGAAAGTTTTTAATCATGCAGCATATTTTTTTCTGGTTTTCGATTTTTGATTATATGAAGTacataatataatttaatattatttgaatTCATGATTATTTTCCCAACATATTTATTCAAACTCTTCCTTCAAAATTGATGGATTTCTTGTGGACATATGCTTTTGGATCCTTATCCCCTTGTGATCCTGTGGATATAATTAATCACCAAGGAATGACAACATAAAATACTACAAAAGTAAATCAACAACACGAGAAACAAAATATCTACCTATATGCCCCGTGGGTGCGGTGGGTCCTACATAAATCAATATAAAATACTTGGGGACCTTTATGTGAAATGTTACGATATCCACCCATATGCGACTATTACAAAGAAGCCCCTTATGTTGTTAAGTATTATATTATTGTTGGCCAATCGAATTCCACCGCGATATCTTTCTTCCTGTCGAAACACAACAGTTATTCTACGCCATTGGATTCCTTCGTCGCCAATCCATCTCTTTCCCCTTCTCGGCGATTCTTTTCTCGTCGATCCTTTTCCCCCCCTTCCTCCCTCTTCTCCATGGAGTTCACGGCGACTAGGGTTGGGCTTCTGCTCGATCTCCCCAAACCCTAGCGAAGAGCGGCTGTGTCCTCCTTCCCCCGCCATGGAGGGCTCGGCGGGCGACCCCGGAGCCCCGAACTCGTGGGAGATGGCGGATCTTGACGCTAGTATGAGCCGGCTGCTGCTCTCCTCCAAGAACGGCTCCGCCTTGTCGCCATCGCTGGAGgccgaggaggatgaggaggaggaggaggcggcggcggctttGGATACGACTCGGGCTTCGCTGGCCTCCGTCGATGGTGCCGAAGGCGTCCCGATGGATGCCGTCGGCCAGGTGGACCAGTTCCTCCGGGAGGCTTTGGAGAAGCCGCGAGAGCGGTTGGCGAGTAATTTTCCGTATCTCGCTGGCATGTGGTTGTCGTTATTGAATATGCTGGTTTAGGGTTTGCGGTGTTAGCTTTATTTATCGGACATTATCTCCTTAGCTTAGTCATTCCTTTCCTATTGTAAGGAATACAATTTTGATTGAGGTATTACGGGTTCTTGAGACGCTTCTTTGGGTTGAATATTGGGGAAAAGTAGGCAGAGAAGTATAATCTCAGTTGCAAACCTGGGTTTTCTTCTTTAAACGACACTAGATAATTAAGTACTTGCAAATAGGGTTTTATCTGATATTTTTAGATAGAAGTTATAGTGGATTTTGTATGTACTTGAATTTTTGTGGTACTATATAGATCTTTAAGCAAGGAATTTATGAAGACTAGGCTTGTGGAGTGGAAAGAAAAAGTTTCGTTCGTCAAATAGTAAAGACTAAAGAATACCATAATATGAGAAGATACATGTTTGTCAAATAGTAAAGACTAAATAATGCCATAATATGAGAAGATACATCAGCAATCTATGAGTTGATTGAGGGAAAACATTTGGAAAAAGAGAGAGGATTAGCTTAAGAGGAACCTTGGCATGGTGATAAATATGGATAGCCATATAGCATCTTTGTTATGTATGAGTACAGTCAATGGAGTGAACATTCAAACCTGTACAGTGTCTAGTCAAAGGAAAGCCTTTTACAATGTTCTAGAAGATTTTGGTTACTTCATATGGGGCACAATGATATCTTATCTATCGATTGCTCTATGATGATGAAGCAGCTTATGATTAACCTAGTAGTAGGTTATATGGAAGCCTGTTGTTGTTATTTAAGAACTTGTGCTTGGGCATATTTTGATTTGGAGTAGGACAACTGAACCAACACTTGTAGACTTTGAGGGTTATTTACAAATTGGTGTCTACATACGTTTAACAAATGAGAATACGAGATCACCATCTCTTGTGCATATATTTAGCAAGTCCAAGTTATGCTATCTTCTTTGTAGTCATCCTTTTGGCTGTGTTTGGCTCAGgttcaaaataattaaattatcttAACCTGTCCAATTAACTTCAATCCTCTCTTTTTGTTTGGTTACTAACCTGATGAATTGGGTTATTTGTGTGCTagcaaagaaaacgaaggaagtaTGTTTTAACCCCATGCTTTAGGTGGATTACTTTATCCTTGTTTACTGAGATTAGAATCCTTCAACTAAGTTAATTTAACACCTCTTAATTCTAGACCATTTGATAGGTTAAATCAACCACCACTGGTTTAACCTCCCTTACTGTAACCAAACACTACCTTGATGATAACTGTTTTAGATTAATCATCAAATTTCGTTGAAAATAGATCCTTGTATCAGAAAGGTCGAATGCACGTACAATTGTACTTCTTTCTTTGCTACACACTATTCATTGTCTATTCTTGCTCTTTTATCTATGTTTATGCTTACAGTTAGTTTTAGAGAATTACTATTTTAACCTGTCAAAGAAGTTCTTAAATAACCAATCATAATATAACCCACATAAAGGATTATTCAAAATTATCCCCTTGTTTTTTCTTGCTAATAGCTAGATTACAATTTAAAAGTGGGTTAATATTAGCTAATTGAGTTATGATTATCTAAATAGCTATTTTAATCCCAAACTATACACATCTTACAAGAGCGGCATGCATGCGGATTTTAGAAAATAATGAAGATAATTATCTAAGTTGTTACCCTAGGCTTATAAAAATGACCTTGCTGCTGCCATATCTTGCTGGAATTTTGTTTCTGTCATGAACTTGAGTTATGCAATGTGGAGAACTGAAATCAGTTAGTGCTACATGTTTGACAGGGTCTTGCTAATTAACTTGTTATGTATTACATGTGATTCctaaacttgcttcttgaacttgAACAAACATGTTCTTTCACCGGACAATTGAAGTGTTTTCGTTGATTTATTTTAGCCTTATATTCATGCTTGCCTGAATGTATTTCATTAACTGTCATTTTTGGTTAATTTATTACagtacttttttttttacaattgttATTGCATTTGACTAAGACAATAGCCTCTTGTTCAGTTTTGAGGATGGAGCAAGACATTGTGAAGTTCATTTGTGATCCTACTCAACAGCAACTAGAATTTCAGGCCATTCCAAATTCCTACCTAAGATTAGCAGCACACCGCATTGCACAGCATTATTACCTCCAGTCAGTTGCCATACAAGATAATAGTATGCCAGATGTATCTGGTTCTCGGATTTTGATGCAGAAAACTTCATTTAGTTGTCGAAGACCTCCAGTTCGTCTTGCAGATATTCCTGTCAATTTTCCGCAAGAAGATAATAATGCCATCCCGAAGGTTGCAATCAAGCAAAGGCCTCAGAAGCACTCACAAATTATGAGCAATGCAAATACTCAGTCCTATAAGACTAATCGTCAAAAAAGcgtagaagaaagaaaagaagagtaTAACAGGGCACGTGCACGCATATTCAACAGCAATGATATGAGTAGCACAATTTCATATTCAAAGGATGAAGTAAAATTGCCAGATATCCTACAAGACTGCTCTATATCTGCGAGGTCAGATGAAAAAACTGCAATAGAAGGATCTGAAAAAAATCTTGGGAGGAGTTTTAGCGATTCTTCTTCAGGTAGTAGCATATTAAATAGAACTAAGATAGAGAAAGAGCCCATTGTTAGCAGACACAAAACAAACAATAGAGTAGCCATTTTTCGGGACCGCGAGGTGGATAGCAAGGATCCTGACTATGACAGAAGTTATGACAGGTGTGTTCACCTTTCATCATTCCTCTCACCTTTCATCATTCCTCTCAATAACCAAGAAAGTCATTGTCTATACTGCATATTGTCATCGAGAAAAGAGGATTTTTAAGAAATTTTCAggttctcaaaattataacttgctGTTTTATTGAAGAAACAGTTTGTCAGATGGATTCCATGTGCCTTTTTTTCTTGGGTGTAGTATTTTATGTGGTTGCTATCTTTGAATCTAGTTCTTTTAACAAAGAAATATGGTAATTCTTCTAATTTGACATTGTTATACCAAATTGCAAGAATTGTTTAAAACTTGATTACCAGATAGCTTTACTTTTCCCCCTAAACTTTAAATTCTAGCAGCAGCTTGGTAGAACATAATTGTAACTTTTTAAAGACAATTTTATCAGTAAtaataatcatttcaaataaagctCGGATTAGTATGTACCAACAGGCGTTTATTGGTCCAATAATGGATAGTTACTGGACCATATAACTTGGTACTGATTAATATTTGCTTTATATTATTATTG contains the following coding sequences:
- the LOC103988497 gene encoding uncharacterized protein LOC103988497 isoform X1 is translated as MEGSAGDPGAPNSWEMADLDASMSRLLLSSKNGSALSPSLEAEEDEEEEEAAAALDTTRASLASVDGAEGVPMDAVGQVDQFLREALEKPRERLASNFPYLAVLRMEQDIVKFICDPTQQQLEFQAIPNSYLRLAAHRIAQHYYLQSVAIQDNSMPDVSGSRILMQKTSFSCRRPPVRLADIPVNFPQEDNNAIPKVAIKQRPQKHSQIMSNANTQSYKTNRQKSVEERKEEYNRARARIFNSNDMSSTISYSKDEVKLPDILQDCSISARSDEKTAIEGSEKNLGRSFSDSSSGSSILNRTKIEKEPIVSRHKTNNRVAIFRDREVDSKDPDYDRSYDRYMQRFEPGFGFNSGPGTIQPLYSPAVNYNTEFPQLGSGHGAQFPVDHQPQPIPQHLHGPWLSPSAPNVINYGPPAGMMPTYNSNHVHAHSTTSVYMHSSQYSVPPYPGMSFAHPNGHIQSFVQTHQQLPDTSFGLARPR
- the LOC103988497 gene encoding uncharacterized protein LOC103988497 isoform X2; amino-acid sequence: MEGSAGDPGAPNSWEMADLDASMSRLLLSSKNGSALSPSLEAEEDEEEEEAAAALDTTRASLASVDGAEGVPMDAVGQVDQFLREALEKPRERLAILRMEQDIVKFICDPTQQQLEFQAIPNSYLRLAAHRIAQHYYLQSVAIQDNSMPDVSGSRILMQKTSFSCRRPPVRLADIPVNFPQEDNNAIPKVAIKQRPQKHSQIMSNANTQSYKTNRQKSVEERKEEYNRARARIFNSNDMSSTISYSKDEVKLPDILQDCSISARSDEKTAIEGSEKNLGRSFSDSSSGSSILNRTKIEKEPIVSRHKTNNRVAIFRDREVDSKDPDYDRSYDRYMQRFEPGFGFNSGPGTIQPLYSPAVNYNTEFPQLGSGHGAQFPVDHQPQPIPQHLHGPWLSPSAPNVINYGPPAGMMPTYNSNHVHAHSTTSVYMHSSQYSVPPYPGMSFAHPNGHIQSFVQTHQQLPDTSFGLARPR